One region of Wyeomyia smithii strain HCP4-BCI-WySm-NY-G18 chromosome 3, ASM2978416v1, whole genome shotgun sequence genomic DNA includes:
- the LOC129732067 gene encoding SET and MYND domain-containing protein 4-like, whose amino-acid sequence MEICEQEGFFHQDYDRLRATISENELRTFSQLKTDRQRVRFVEKVITERCDDLWKTARRSESGKNLSIALEQKNLGNQEFQYEKWSNALRCYNRAILRIPSNNVMEKSIILANRSAALFHLNKFEEALQDINLSIDNDYPKAMRYKLMERKARCYFALKDLPSSLECYREMLDALKYSSLDPDKQENMIKDTYKKATELEVHIATIKKYLEPVKHSLGKRKFLFHLDKAVYFDCTEKEGRFACTKSDLRPNQLVLKELPHASVVNRECNLTHCDNCCSRVDVLFCCPNCVDVAYCSPDCQKKACSSYHRYECGFLQFLWKSGANVVCMLALRIITQKSVEYFYELEEELEQLTSEKTDGLPYDDYRKVFKFVTHSEQRGAEDYLKWTLMATLLNTVLKLSVFYKTNTLDTYIGALVLHNMQIVTYNSHEISELQRRKPRDSGFSACIGAGLYPTLVLFNHSCDPGITRYFVGNAVYVRTVKNIPAGSVLAENYGQLFVRSNRHERRNSLKSTYKFICGCQACEENWPMLDEMSVNLVRFRCTGSEQCDNVLIYTEHSPQDALKCEKCGMFTSINECFESLKQIDVYKRYNEATDLYQEGEFDRALSKYAAIMSSLDQVLVRPYREYHICQQGIRRCSLELGNKYTEQS is encoded by the exons ATGGAGATTTGCGAGCAAGAAGGATTCTTCCATCAGGATTACGACCGCTTGCGGGCCACAATTAGCGAAAACGAGTTACGCACTTTTTCGCAGTTAAAAACCGACAGGCAACGGGTTAGATTTGTGGAAAAGGTTATTACCGAGCGTTGTGATGATTTATGGAAAACTGCAAGGCGAAGtgagtctggaaaaaatctgtcGATCGCTTTAGAGCAGAAGAATTTGGGAAATCAAGAGTTTCAATACGAAAAGTGGAGTAACGCGTTGCGGTGCTATAATAGGGCCATATTGAGAATTCCGTCAAACAATG TTATGGAAAAATCTATCATCTTGGCAAATCGTTCGGCAGCCTTATTCCACCTAAATAAATTTGAGGAAGCCTTGCAGGATATTAATCTATCGATCGACAATGATTATCCCAAAGCAATGAGGTACAAGCTGATGGAACGAAAAGCTCGCTGTTATTTTGCATTGAAGGACCTACCCTCatcacttgaatgttatag GGAGATGCTTGATGCTTTAAAGTACTCAAGCCTAGATCCGGATAAGCAGGAAAACATGATTAAGGACACCTACAAAAAGGCTACAGAGCTTGAAGTCCATATAGCAACCATCAAGAAATATCTGGAACCTGTGAAGCACTCCTTAGGGAAAAGAAAATTTCTGTTCCATTTAGATAAAGCAGTATATTTCGATTGCACCGAGAAAGAGGGAAGGTTCGCCTGCACAAAGAGCGATCTCCGACCGAATCAGCTGGTGCTTAAGGAATTACCCCATGCGTCGGTAGTAAATCGCGAATGTAATTTAACGCACTGTGATAATTGCTGTTCGCGAGTTGATGTTCTGTTTTGCTGTCCAAATTGCGTGGATGTCGCCTATTGTTCGCCTGATTGTCAGAAGAAGGCTTGCTCCAGTTATCACCGATACGAGTGCGGCTTTTTACAATTTCTTTGGAAGTCCGGAGCGAACGTAGTCTGTATGCTAGCACTGAGAATTATCACACAAAAGAGTGTGGAATATTTCTACGAACTCGAGGAGGAGTTAGAACAATTGACAAGTGAGAAAACTGATGG GCTCCCATACGATGATTACCGTAAAGTGTTCAAGTTTGTGACTCACTCCGAACAAAGAGGCGCAGAAGACTATCTCAAATGGACACTGATGGCTACATTGTTAAATACTGTACTGAAACTAAGTGTGTTTTACAAAACCAACACCTTAGACACCTACATTGGAGCACTAGTATTACATAACATGCAAATTGTCACCTACAATTCGCATGAAATTTCAGAGCTACAGCGAAGGAAACCACGAGATTCGGGTTTCTCTGCTTGCATAGGGGCTGGTCTGTATCCGACGTTAGTTctgttcaaccattcctgtgatccCGGAATCACTCGGTATTTCGTCGGAAACGCTGTGTACGTGCGAACGGTTAAAAACATTCCAGCCGGATCGGTGCTAGCGGAAAACTATGGTCAGTTGTTCGTTCGATCTAATCGTCATGAACGGCGAAATTCTTTGAAATCTACCTATAAGTTCATCTGCGGTTGTCAAGCATGTGAGGAAAATTGGCCCATGCTGGATGAGATGAGTGTCAATCTGGTGCGATTCCGATGCACTGGTAGTGAGCAATGTGACAACGTGTTAATTTATACAGAGCATTCGCCACAGGATGCgctaaaatgtgaaaaatgtggTATGTTTACGAGCATTAACGAATGTTTCGAATCGTTGAAG CAAATAGATGTATACAAACGATACAACGAAGCTACAGATCTCTACCAAGAGGGGGAGTTTGATCGGGCACTTTCCAAATATGCGGCGATTATGAGCTCTTTGGATCAAGTTTTGGTGAGACCTTATCGAGAGTATCACATTTGTCAGCAAGGAATTCGCCGGTGTTCGTTAGAGCTGGGTAATAAATATACGGAGCAATCGTaa
- the LOC129729724 gene encoding SET and MYND domain-containing protein 4 — protein sequence MEIYKKDGFFQKYCESARKNFSQNEFNDFAQLDRDKKRFQLINSSKSIITELKLAREYNGKNLQQSLNFKNLGNKAFQRESWNEALAYYNMCYMATPGSNDMERAIILANRSAALYHLEKYDLALEDIQRAIRFNYPKDMMYKLTERQARCYLGKKDHVSALKCFKDTLPALDACKLPLERRQKLERDAQIMINLLPKNIEAEKKLAKSKKPSNPTPKKSTVPTHYVDSSLYFDYTVDEGRFARTKSDLKPNTILLLEKPHVSVLLEEYSLSHCSNCFKRVTVPICCSQCSDVIFCSEECEKMATTTYHQYECGFLPIFWKSGASITCHMALRIITQKTEEYFLKLRPELQNLESGTFDKLPIDDYRRVYQLVTHEKTRSPEDFFQRTLMATLLNACLVLGGYYKTKDSESFIGGLLLHNLQFLQFNAHEISELQRENERDIGKSVFIGGGLYPTLALFNHSCEPGVTRFYRGNSVCVRTVKRIPAGSMVAENYGPLFTQVNREERRNTLLNQYKFTCTCRACTELWPKFADMDPNMLRFKCDSGKPCNNVLLIPAEINEFMILCTECGEHTNIMKGLKSLQDTDMLFKSATKLHDAGQYELALLKYVEMLNILDEVLVPPYRDFHLCQQGLRACMLEFGNRYIATTAKK from the exons ATGGAAATCTACAAAAAAGatggattttttcaaaaatattgtgagAGTGCTCGGAAAAATTTCAGCCAGAATGAATTTAATGACTTCGCGCAACTAGACCGTGACAAAAAGCGATTCCAGTTGATTAACTCTTCGAAATCAATCATAACCGAGTTGAAATTAGCACGTGAATATAATGGAAAAAATCTTCAACAATCGCTCAACTTCAAGAACCTCGGGAACAAGGCTTTCCAAAGGGAAAGCTGGAACGAAGCGTTGGCATACTACAACATGTGCTATATGGCTACACCCGGTAGCAATG ACATGGAAAGAGCTATCATTCTTGCAAACCGGTCAGCAGCGTTATATCATTTGGAAAAATACGATTTAGCGTTAGAAGATATTCAACGAGCGATCCGCTTCAATTATCCTAAAGATATGATGTATAAGTTAACGGAACGCCAGGCGCGTTGTTATCTTGGCAAAAAGGATCATGTTAGCGCACTGAAATGCTTCAA AGACACTCTACCAGCTTTGGACGCATGTAAACTACCTCTCGAACGTCGTCAAAAATTGGAGCGCGATGCACAAATAATGATTAACTTACTTCCGAAAAACATCGAAGCAGAAAAGAAATTAGCAAAAAGCAAGAAACCATCCAATCCTACTCCAAAGAAGTCCACTGTACCAACGCACTACGTTGATAGTTCGCTCTATTTTGATTACACCGTAGACGAGGGCAGATTCGCTAGGACCAAGAGTGACCTAAAACCGAAcacaattcttttgctggaaaAACCGCATGTATCCGTACTGCTAGAAGAGTACAGTTTGAGCCACTGCAGCAATTGCTTCAAGCGTGTAACTGTTCCTATTTGCTGCTCGCAATGCTCCGATGTGATCTTTTGCtccgaagaatgcgaaaaaaTGGCCACCACAACCTATCACCAGTATGAATGTGGATTTTTGCCTATTTTCTGGAAATCTGGTGCCTCAATAACCtgtcatatggcgttgcgaatAATCACGCAGAAAACGGAGGAATATTTCTTGAAACTACGTCCTGAGCTTCAGAACCTAGAAAGTGGTACATTTGATAA gTTACCTATTGATGATTATAGGAGAGTTTACCAGTTGGTGACTCATGAAAAGACACGATCACCAGAAGACTTTTTCCAGCGAACATTGATGGCGACTTTACTGAACGCATGCCTTGTGCTTGGCGGATATTATAAAACTAAAGACAGTGAAAG CTTCATTGGAGGTCTTCTCCTACACAACCTCCAGTTTCTGCAGTTCAACGCCCATGAAATTTCTGAACTGCAGCGTGAAAATGAACGCGATATAGGAAAATCCGTTTTCATCGGAGGTGGTCTGTATCCTACATTGGCACTGTTCAACCATTCTTGTGAACCGGGCGTCACTCGGTTCTATCGTGGAAACTCCGTATGTGTTCGCACGGTTAAGCGCATTCCAGCTGGATCAATGGTTGCGGAAAATTATGGACCATTGTTTACCCAAGTGAATCGTGAGGAACGTCGCAATACGCTACTCAATCAGTACAAGTTTACGTGCACCTGTCGGGCATGTACGGAGCTCTGGCCTAAGTTTGCGGATATGGATCCTAACATGTTGCGTTTTAAATGCGACAGCGGAAAACCTTGCAACAATGTTCTGTTGATTCCAGCGGAAATCAACGAGTTCATGATACTTTGTACGGAGTGTGGTGAACATACTAACATTATGAAAGGACTCAAATCGCTACAG GATACCGATATGCTCTTCAAATCGGCAACTAAACTCCACGATGCCGGGCAATACGAGTTGGCCTTATTGAAGTATGTGGAAATGTTGAACATTTTAGATGAAGTGTTGGTGCCCCCGTACCGTGATTTTCATTTGTGCCAGCAAGGGTTGAGGGCATGTATGCTGGAATTTGGAAACCGTTACATTGCAACAACTGCTAAAAAATAA